Proteins encoded within one genomic window of Triticum aestivum cultivar Chinese Spring chromosome 2D, IWGSC CS RefSeq v2.1, whole genome shotgun sequence:
- the LOC123049297 gene encoding uncharacterized protein: protein MATEQSRYGHRKLMVSYGGKLQRFSEGGGPQYIGGEHQVVSVSQSISLQELRDRLATAVGCFNIAIQYVRPGKPLDALHDVVTAGDVRDLLDWVLYRDMHIKLLRANPADVPQVRVFVVRVDGRPPLPEALFTPAPSTLVAAPTEAPVSLSSLKRRSASAPSLSAKLPDGTSELLSPALIHRSVSAPSLSPPSTGHDTTSSTTTTTARAPCRRRRRGTTQRLRRRLPEAPVRPKMSPPTRQCRGVWRALLRCSWCQ from the coding sequence ATGGCGACCGAACAATCCCGATACGGCCACAGGAAGTTGATGGTAAGCTACGGCGGGAAGCTCCAGCGCTTCTCCGAAGGCGGCGGACCGCAGTACATCGGCGGCGAGCACCAGGTCGTGAGTGTCAGCCAGTCCATCTCGCTGCAGGAGCTCCGCGACCGGCTAGCCACGGCCGTGGGCTGCTTCAACATCGCTATCCAGTACGTCCGCCCCGGCAAGCCCCTGGACGCGCTCCACGATGTGGTGACCGCTGGCGACGTCCGGGACCTGCTAGACTGGGTGCTATACCGGGACATGCATATCAAACTGCTCCGCGCAAACCCAGCGGACGTCCCCCAAGTCCGGGTCTTCGTGGTCCGCGTGGATGGGCGGCCGCCGCTCCCCGAGGCGCTCTTCACTCCCGCTCCAAGCACGCTGGTCGCGGCGCCCACCGAGGCGCCGGTGTCTCTGTCCTCGCTCAAACGGCGAAGTGCGTCGGCGCCTTCGCTGTCCGCAAAGTTGCCGGACGGCACGTCGGAGCTCCTCTCTCCGGCCCTCATCCATCGGAGCGTATCAGCGCCTTCCCTGTCGCCGCCGTCGACGGGGCACGACACAACGTCTTCGACTACGACGACAACTGCCAGAGCACCCTGTCGCCGCCGTCGACGGGGGACGACACAACGTCTTCGTCGAAGACTGCCGGAAGCACCTGTGCGACCCAAGATGTCGCCCCCAACGCGGCAATGCAGAGGAGTCTGGCGCGCCCTGCTCCGGTGTTCCTGGTGCCAGTAG